In Zobellia roscoffensis, the following are encoded in one genomic region:
- a CDS encoding putative oxidoreductase C-terminal domain-containing protein — MKKNIAFLVLLLGIACGEKKTVDKMVETDTQAKVKLMTLDPGHFHAALVQKTMYPQVDSTIYLFAPDGPEVNDFLNKIDSYNSRETDPTAWKVNKYLGDDYLEKMIADKPGNVMIVAGKNSKKIDYVLEAVKAGLNVYADKPLVINPEGFKKLQQAFEIAEKNGVLIYDIMTERFESTTLMQKTFSDIPEIFGELIDGSVEEPAISKESVHHFFKYVSGQPLVRPAWFFDVNEEGEGIVDVTTHLVDLVQWEAFPNQIIDITSINMVKAKRWPTVLTKEEFQKVTGLDSYPEYLEKDIENDKLNVFCNGEMIYNINGKYAKVSVIWNYQAPEGTGDTHYSIMRGTKSDLIIKQGEKEGYKPTLYIAPKEQDGFDGLLKTAIDDKITAQFAGTTMEKMDNGTYRINIPDEFKIGHEAHFGQVTENYLKYLEAGELPEWEVPNMISKYYTTTKAYELAKK, encoded by the coding sequence ATGAAAAAGAATATTGCATTTTTAGTTTTACTGCTCGGAATTGCTTGTGGTGAAAAAAAAACAGTTGATAAAATGGTTGAAACCGATACACAAGCTAAAGTTAAGTTAATGACGTTGGATCCAGGTCATTTTCATGCGGCTTTAGTGCAGAAAACAATGTATCCCCAAGTAGATTCTACAATTTACCTTTTTGCTCCTGATGGTCCTGAAGTGAACGATTTCCTTAATAAAATAGATTCTTATAATTCCCGGGAGACGGACCCTACTGCTTGGAAAGTAAATAAATACTTAGGCGATGATTATCTGGAAAAGATGATTGCTGATAAACCTGGTAATGTGATGATTGTTGCTGGGAAAAATAGTAAGAAAATCGATTATGTTCTTGAGGCAGTAAAAGCCGGGTTGAATGTATATGCGGATAAACCTTTGGTGATTAATCCCGAAGGGTTTAAGAAGTTGCAGCAGGCTTTTGAGATAGCGGAAAAGAATGGAGTGTTGATTTACGATATCATGACCGAGCGTTTTGAGTCCACTACTTTAATGCAGAAAACTTTTTCAGATATACCTGAAATATTTGGGGAATTAATTGATGGTTCTGTTGAAGAGCCCGCTATTAGCAAAGAAAGCGTACATCATTTTTTTAAGTATGTTTCCGGTCAACCGTTGGTGCGCCCAGCTTGGTTTTTTGATGTGAACGAAGAGGGCGAAGGTATTGTAGATGTTACCACACATTTGGTAGATTTGGTTCAGTGGGAAGCTTTTCCGAATCAGATAATCGACATTACTAGCATTAATATGGTGAAAGCCAAACGCTGGCCTACCGTATTGACCAAAGAAGAATTTCAGAAAGTTACGGGTCTTGATTCCTATCCAGAGTATTTAGAAAAGGATATAGAGAATGATAAGTTGAATGTCTTTTGCAACGGAGAGATGATATACAACATCAATGGAAAGTACGCCAAGGTTTCGGTGATATGGAATTATCAGGCGCCAGAGGGTACAGGGGATACGCACTACAGTATCATGCGGGGTACAAAAAGCGACTTGATAATCAAACAGGGAGAAAAAGAAGGCTATAAGCCAACTTTATACATTGCACCGAAAGAGCAAGACGGGTTTGATGGACTATTGAAAACCGCTATTGATGATAAGATAACCGCTCAGTTTGCTGGCACGACCATGGAAAAAATGGATAACGGAACGTATCGCATAAACATACCCGATGAATTTAAAATTGGTCATGAAGCGCATTTTGGACAGGTTACGGAGAACTATCTAAAATATTTGGAAGCCGGAGAATTACCAGAGTGGGAGGTGCCCAATATGATCAGTAAATATTACACGACAACAAAGGCATATGAACTGGCGAAGAAATAA
- a CDS encoding Gfo/Idh/MocA family protein — protein MERRKFINRTALSTAALVGFPSIVPAHVLGKNAPSNKINIGQIGCGRIARSHDIHDTIRFDQANYLAVCDLDSKRAADAKLLVDGFYQKKTGKAKYDRTKVYDDYREMLLNKDIDAVVISTPDHWHSQPAMEAALAGKDIYLQKPTSLTVREGQQLRDVIQKTGAILQVGTQQRAMPQFRIAAELVRNGRIGKIHTVKIGLPGDPAGPEAPAMPVPSNLNFDMWLGSTPEVPYTEIGVHPQADYSRPGWLRSRNYGAGMITGWGQHHYDSAAWGMNTELSGPVSVEALAEFPKSGLWNVHGDFFVKHEYDNGITVYTSGGYTNGIRYEGSDGWIFVSRGSYQASATDPVDKEKSSKALNASDPKILESVIGENEIHLEKIDDQHGNWLDCIKTRKAPISPIEKGHKACAICLISDIAMQFDRKLEWDYDKEVFINDDEANAMLRREQRKPYGTDTVKY, from the coding sequence ATGGAAAGAAGAAAATTTATAAACAGAACAGCTTTAAGTACCGCCGCTTTAGTAGGTTTTCCTAGTATTGTACCGGCTCATGTTTTGGGTAAAAATGCACCCAGTAATAAAATAAACATAGGTCAGATAGGTTGTGGGCGTATTGCTAGGAGCCACGATATTCATGATACAATCAGGTTTGATCAGGCAAATTATTTAGCCGTTTGTGATCTTGATTCCAAGAGAGCGGCAGACGCTAAACTTTTGGTAGATGGTTTCTATCAGAAAAAAACGGGCAAGGCTAAGTATGACCGTACAAAGGTTTATGATGATTATAGAGAAATGCTTTTGAATAAAGATATTGATGCCGTAGTAATTAGTACACCGGACCATTGGCATTCGCAACCCGCTATGGAAGCTGCTTTGGCGGGAAAAGATATTTACCTTCAAAAACCTACATCCCTAACGGTTAGGGAGGGACAGCAATTAAGAGATGTTATTCAGAAAACGGGTGCCATTCTTCAGGTAGGAACACAGCAACGTGCCATGCCTCAATTTAGAATTGCGGCAGAATTAGTGAGGAATGGGCGCATTGGTAAAATACATACCGTAAAAATTGGTTTGCCCGGTGATCCTGCAGGTCCTGAGGCACCTGCAATGCCCGTACCGTCAAACCTGAATTTTGACATGTGGTTGGGGTCTACTCCAGAAGTTCCTTATACGGAAATTGGGGTGCATCCTCAAGCCGACTATAGCAGACCGGGATGGTTGCGCTCACGAAATTATGGAGCGGGGATGATTACCGGTTGGGGTCAGCATCACTACGATTCTGCCGCATGGGGTATGAATACAGAATTAAGCGGACCAGTATCCGTGGAAGCTCTAGCAGAATTTCCAAAATCGGGATTATGGAATGTACATGGAGATTTCTTCGTGAAGCATGAATATGATAATGGTATTACCGTTTACACCAGTGGCGGCTATACCAACGGAATCCGTTATGAAGGTTCGGATGGATGGATTTTCGTCTCTCGTGGTTCGTATCAAGCTTCGGCTACAGACCCAGTGGACAAAGAAAAGAGTAGTAAAGCGTTAAACGCTTCGGATCCTAAAATTTTGGAATCCGTAATCGGTGAAAATGAGATCCACTTAGAAAAAATTGATGACCAACATGGTAACTGGTTAGATTGTATCAAAACCAGAAAAGCCCCTATCTCTCCTATTGAAAAAGGACATAAGGCTTGTGCTATTTGCTTGATTAGCGATATAGCCATGCAGTTTGATAGAAAACTGGAGTGGGATTATGATAAAGAAGTATTTATTAATGATGATGAGGCCAATGCCATGTTGCGCCGCGAGCAAAGAAAACCTTACGGAACGGATACCGTAAAGTATTAA
- a CDS encoding DUF6807 domain-containing protein, translated as MSRILLLITLIVLFSSCTDDKSIQFSLKKDGGIFLAQPVSFDLTKAEVAQIDIKKPMVLFQEKEGKSVEIPFQIDEEENRIWFVPTDDTQNYRLQNGSPSAKSDGGISEQKQGGSLQLNFQNKPAVSYRYEMTYPPEGVDSIFKKSGYIHPIITPKGDTLTRIQPDDHYHHYGLWGPWTHTQVDGERVDFWNLGDGMGTVLFKEFKDTQSGDIFSSFTAAQEHIDLKTKTEPQVAMNEALEVKLWTLNRPDRYMFDYTTRFNSPLENGILFEAYRYGGGIGLRFNERWKADNCSVLTSEGNDRLTADGTNAKWCIVSGTSSDGKGTNGILFMSHPTNRKHPEPMRIWPIDANGGRGDMFFEFCPIRHEEWKIEPNKDYELNYRMVVFDGTLNAEEAEAYWQSFAKQNQVELINK; from the coding sequence ATGAGTAGAATTCTTTTATTAATAACATTAATTGTGTTGTTTTCATCCTGCACAGATGATAAATCGATTCAATTTTCTTTAAAAAAAGATGGCGGAATTTTTTTAGCACAACCGGTTAGTTTCGACTTGACCAAAGCAGAGGTTGCTCAAATCGATATAAAAAAACCAATGGTTCTTTTTCAAGAGAAAGAAGGAAAATCTGTTGAGATTCCTTTTCAGATAGATGAAGAAGAAAATCGAATTTGGTTTGTGCCTACCGATGATACTCAAAATTATCGGTTGCAAAACGGAAGTCCATCTGCAAAATCGGATGGAGGCATTTCAGAACAAAAACAAGGGGGGAGTTTGCAGCTTAATTTTCAAAACAAGCCCGCTGTTTCCTATCGGTATGAAATGACGTATCCACCGGAAGGTGTAGATTCTATTTTTAAAAAATCAGGATATATTCACCCGATTATCACACCAAAAGGAGATACGCTTACTCGTATACAACCAGATGACCACTATCATCATTATGGACTTTGGGGTCCGTGGACACATACACAAGTAGATGGGGAAAGGGTGGATTTTTGGAACCTTGGTGATGGTATGGGTACCGTACTTTTTAAAGAGTTCAAGGACACTCAATCTGGAGATATCTTTTCGTCCTTTACGGCTGCTCAAGAGCATATAGATTTAAAAACTAAAACGGAACCTCAGGTGGCAATGAACGAAGCGCTTGAAGTTAAATTATGGACCTTAAACCGTCCTGACCGCTATATGTTCGATTATACGACGCGGTTCAACTCTCCATTAGAAAACGGAATTTTATTTGAAGCATACCGCTATGGTGGTGGAATAGGTTTACGATTTAACGAACGGTGGAAAGCTGATAATTGTTCGGTTTTAACTTCTGAAGGTAACGACCGTTTAACTGCCGATGGAACCAATGCCAAATGGTGCATTGTATCTGGTACTTCTTCCGATGGAAAAGGCACAAATGGAATTCTGTTTATGAGTCATCCAACGAACAGAAAGCATCCTGAACCCATGAGAATATGGCCTATTGATGCTAACGGAGGTAGAGGTGATATGTTCTTTGAATTTTGCCCTATTCGTCATGAAGAATGGAAAATAGAACCCAATAAAGATTATGAATTGAATTACCGAATGGTTGTTTTTGATGGTACTTTAAATGCTGAGGAGGCAGAAGCGTACTGGCAGTCGTTCGCAAAACAGAACCAAGTAGAATTAATCAATAAATAG
- a CDS encoding RagB/SusD family nutrient uptake outer membrane protein — translation MNTELYKFRKALLGLTFIFAMVFVSCEEEFLDAEPQSFFTPANALNNPDGLNSLLNNALARLTSEFYGDGAPIITENIFSEVAVEGTTDKSGPAQDLNLLILPDANLNSANSNRIGWYWNLFYESIKFTNTVVDRIDDAEYESDAQRSEILGKAYFLRSYFYYRLTQQFGDIPFVLKEEKEPKLDFTSTTRETILNSIQLDLNAAVAMVPEVANKGDVNKAAVLHLLTKVNLALADFDAAIASASQVIDGSSFQLMTDRFGSTASIVEKDVTWDLHRPENKSLPGNTEGILMSISRLEFEDNGSRAPTSIQRQAVPLWWRFINTPDGQNGMSDDPNAEINQVFEYGRGIGRNRGTHYSTEQIWKDANNDQRFKDGNWVEMEDLVYNAPSLKEAGNSFYGKNLELYLPDGTPLCSDTIRNWYDFPHYKFSIPDPLNVKPAGGHSDWYVFRIAETHLLRAEAYFWKGNMAAAAEDINAVRRRADADDIPASEINIDVILDERARELYYEEPRKTELTRIAFIFAKTGKTAYNGESYDMDNFSQKNFWYDRIMEVTDFYNKGVKTIHGDEYTMSPYHILWPIPASAINANTQGRINQNEGYPGAELNIAPLTSVPEESDN, via the coding sequence ATGAATACAGAATTATATAAATTTCGAAAAGCGTTATTGGGTTTGACCTTTATTTTCGCCATGGTCTTTGTATCATGCGAAGAAGAATTTTTAGATGCAGAACCTCAATCTTTCTTTACCCCGGCCAATGCCCTCAACAATCCTGACGGGCTGAATAGCCTTCTCAATAATGCTTTAGCAAGACTAACTTCTGAATTTTATGGAGATGGTGCTCCAATTATTACAGAGAATATATTTTCAGAAGTAGCGGTAGAGGGAACAACTGATAAATCTGGCCCAGCGCAAGATTTGAATTTGTTAATATTACCCGATGCAAATTTAAATAGTGCCAATTCAAATAGAATTGGGTGGTATTGGAATCTTTTCTATGAATCTATAAAGTTTACTAACACTGTTGTTGATAGAATTGATGATGCTGAATATGAGAGTGATGCCCAACGTAGTGAAATTCTAGGAAAGGCGTATTTTCTACGGTCATACTTTTATTATCGACTTACACAGCAATTTGGAGATATACCTTTTGTTTTAAAAGAGGAAAAGGAGCCAAAATTAGATTTCACTAGTACAACGAGAGAGACCATTTTAAATAGTATTCAATTAGATTTGAATGCAGCGGTAGCAATGGTGCCTGAAGTGGCAAATAAAGGAGATGTAAATAAAGCGGCTGTTTTGCACTTACTAACAAAGGTAAATCTAGCTTTAGCAGATTTTGATGCCGCTATTGCATCTGCTTCTCAGGTGATAGATGGTAGTTCATTCCAACTTATGACAGATAGGTTTGGTTCTACAGCATCAATTGTAGAGAAAGATGTTACTTGGGATCTGCATAGGCCTGAAAACAAAAGTTTACCAGGTAATACAGAAGGTATTTTAATGTCCATTAGTCGGTTAGAGTTTGAGGACAATGGTTCTCGAGCACCAACAAGTATTCAAAGGCAGGCAGTTCCATTATGGTGGCGTTTTATCAATACGCCAGATGGACAAAACGGCATGTCGGATGATCCCAACGCAGAAATTAATCAAGTATTTGAGTATGGTAGAGGTATTGGTAGAAATAGGGGAACTCATTATAGTACGGAGCAAATTTGGAAAGATGCTAATAATGATCAACGGTTCAAGGACGGCAATTGGGTAGAGATGGAAGATTTGGTGTACAACGCCCCAAGTTTAAAAGAAGCGGGAAATTCCTTTTACGGTAAAAATCTAGAGCTTTACCTTCCGGACGGCACTCCACTTTGTTCGGATACTATTCGTAATTGGTATGATTTTCCTCATTACAAATTTTCTATTCCTGACCCATTGAATGTTAAGCCTGCCGGAGGACATTCGGACTGGTATGTTTTCCGTATTGCAGAAACTCATTTGTTACGAGCGGAAGCCTATTTCTGGAAGGGGAATATGGCTGCAGCTGCTGAGGATATCAATGCAGTGAGAAGAAGGGCTGATGCTGATGATATTCCTGCTTCAGAAATAAATATAGACGTAATTTTAGATGAGCGCGCTCGGGAACTATATTATGAAGAACCTAGAAAGACAGAGCTTACCCGTATTGCTTTCATTTTTGCTAAAACAGGTAAAACTGCATATAACGGAGAGAGTTATGATATGGATAATTTTTCTCAGAAGAATTTTTGGTATGATCGAATTATGGAGGTGACAGACTTTTATAATAAGGGAGTGAAAACTATACACGGAGATGAATACACCATGAGTCCGTACCATATTCTGTGGCCTATTCCGGCTTCGGCGATAAATGCAAATACACAGGGGCGTATCAATCAAAATGAGGGATATCCCGGTGCAGAATTAAATATAGCACCGCTTACCAGTGTTCCTGAAGAAAGCGACAATTAA